A window of the Labeo rohita strain BAU-BD-2019 chromosome 1, IGBB_LRoh.1.0, whole genome shotgun sequence genome harbors these coding sequences:
- the vps37c gene encoding vacuolar protein sorting-associated protein 37C, producing MEKLQDLSQSELQDLLDNSERVESMALESDEIQNIQLEREMALAANRSLAEQNLDMKPRLETERARLVGKYAELEEVREKYKQHCAMRDSIMGQVSPEGLLSRLQIEGANTEAESEVLADEFLEGSTTLDSFLERFLSLRSLAHTRRVRIEKLQEILSQKSKGIGDATVTSQTGANQDAESSSPWQQPQPQQQQSSKINAPTNASTSALPYAPYPVAPPSASTAGTTNPNTAFQPYPSQGAPFPPSTGYTAPRPAFGPPACPYPTQPPFPGPPFGQFGSTPAPYPAAYAYGGYGYPTGPHGPSTQSPTARPLYRPGFGVPQPYS from the exons ATGGAGAAGCTTCAAGACCTCAGCCAGTCCGAGTTGCAGGATTTGCTGGACAACTCGGAGCGGGTTGAGTCTATGGCATTGGAGTCTGATGAG ATTCAGAACATTCAGTTGGAGAGAGAGATGGCTCTGGCTGCCAACCGCAGTCTGGCCGAGCAAAACCTAGACATGAAGCCCCGACTTGAAACAGAGAGGGCGCGACTGGTGGGAAAATATGCTGAACTAGAAGAAGTGAGGGAGAAATACAAACAACACTGTGCCATGAGAG ATAGTATCATGGGGCAGGTGTCTCCGGAGGGGCTGTTGTCTCGTCTGCAGATAGAGGGCGCCAACACAGAGGCAGAATCAGAG GTTTTAGCAGACGAGTTCCTCGAAGGCTCGACAACGCTGGACTCCTTCCTCGAACGCTTCCTTTCCCTCCGCTCTCTGGCTCACACGAGACGAGTGCGCATCGAAAAGCTGCAAGAAATTCTCAGCCAAAAAAGCAAAGGGATAGGAGATGCTACAGTGACATCACAAACCGGTGCCAATCAGGATGCTGAATCATCATCGCCGTGGCAACAACCGCAGCCTCAACAGCAGCAGAGCTCCAAAATCAACGCACCCACCAATGCATCCACCTCCGCTCTGCCCTACGCCCCCTACCCCGTTGCTCCCCCCTCAGCCTCCACAGCGGGCACCACTAACCCCAACACAGCGTTCCAGCCCTACCCCAGCCAGGGTGCCCCGTTCCCACCGTCAACAGGCTACACAGCACCCAGGCCTGCGTTCGGTCCTCCCGCTTGCCCATACCCCACTCAACCACCATTTCCTGGCCCACCTTTTGGGCAGTTTGGTTCCACGCCCGCTCCGTACCCCGCTGCATACGCTTATGGAGGGTACGGCTACCCCACAGGCCCCCATGGGCCATCAACCCAATCACCCACAGCTAGACCGCTTTATAGGCCAGGTTTTGGGGTACCACAACCATACTCCTGA
- the LOC127166969 gene encoding T-cell surface glycoprotein CD5 — protein sequence MENSLLMILTALLLCGVQGIASLNDTNLTTPATPECPNSIISTTQPTPCPITIQNITFAFPLMVTWMSPCEGQLYVHSHEGQWQLCSNNHMPRNWWTAVCKERRCGDYSGHTIASKQADGYTIYKNNTFIKTTDCMGMVIMCKDPLGTELAAYKAVTGILIFLILAVILIQFGRPTYKAIRKRFSQKRQSRWVGPTQSVCYNRGQGPQNKNTEKRQSFPGLERLTVNQSREPSSNRNSDYDSYGYS from the exons ATGGAAAACTCTCTGCTGATGATTCTTACGGCGCTCCTGCTCTGTGGAGTTC AAGGAATCGCAAGTCTGAACGATACCAACCTCACAACCCCCGCAACCCCAGAATGCCCTAATTCTATTATATCCACTACCCAGCCGACCCCATGTCCGATAACCATCCAGAATATTACGTTTGCGTTCCCGCTGATGGTAACATGGATGAGTCCATGTGAAGGTCAGCTGTATGTGCATTCTCATGAGGGTCAATGGCAATTGTGCTCTAACAATCACATGCCACGCAACTGGTGGACTGCAGTGTGTAAGGAGAGAAGATGTGGAGACTACAGTGGCCATACGATCGCTTCAAAACAAGCTGATggttatacaatatataaaaataacacattcaTCAAGACTACTGATTGCATGGGAATGGTTATCATGTGcaaag ATCCTTTAGGAACAGAGTTGGCTGCTTATAAAGCAGTAACGggcattttaattttcttgatCTTGGCCGTCATTCTCATTCAGTTCGGTCGCCCCACATACAAAGCCATCCGCAAAAGAT TTTCACAAAAGCGGCAGAGTCGCTGGGTCGGCCCGACTCAGAGTG TGTGCTATAACAGAGGGCAAGGgccccaaaacaaaaacacagaaaagagACAGTCCTTTCCTG GTTTGGAGAGGCTGACGGTAAACCAGAGCAGAGAGCCCTCATCCAACAGAAACAGTGACTATGACTCATACGGCTACAGCTGA